CAGAACTTAAAATTTTAGGTCAAATGACTTTAGTCTTAAAAGAATCACTTAGAAAAAATAGGAAAAAGTTATGAAAAATGATTCAAATAGTAAATTGTTTAAAAGCCTGAAAAAAGGTTTAAATGAAGCTATAGATTATTCCGACGGAAACTCAACTAGCCCATTAAAACAAACTTTAATTTCTGTTCCTAAACTTCCAAATTATAAAGGAAAAGACATTAAGAGTATTAGAACTAAATTGCATCTCACACAGTCCGTTTTCGCAAATACATTAGGCGTTTCTGAAAAAACTGTCGAAGCTTGGGAATCTGGCAGAAATACTCCTCAAGGACCGGCTCAAAGGATGCTCTTTGTTTTAAAAAACAATTCTAACCCATTGGATATTCTGGGAATAAAAGTTGGTTAGAAACAGCGACGTCCGTGTCGCTCCCCAAACCTTCGCATAACAGCAACTAACCGCTGCGCTTCGGGACTTGCGCCCTCGCTTGGTCTGCGACACATAGGCTTCTGGCACTCCCCTTGCCTACGCAAGTGTCGTGGCCAGTCCCTAACGTCCCGTTACCGGGACTCAGGGCCAGCCTACGTCGGTTAGTCTAATTCGTTATATGCAATGCCCTAGAACAATATACTATGAACGAATTCCAACAAGTTCTATATAACCAAATAGAAAAGATACAAGCTTCCAACTTACCCAGTCATGTTAAGAAGGTTGTTTCTGCTGTGTCTCTTTGTAGAACTAATGCTATGAAGGGAAGAGTCTACTCTTGTCCAACTGGACACTTCTCTGTCTTTATGAGAGAATCCTGTAACAATAGATCATGTCCTACTTGTCAATCAGAGAACAAAAGAATTTGGAACATTAATACAAAACAAAAAGTTACTAACTCTACGCATTATCATTTGGTCTTTAAGTTACCTTCTTTTCTATATCCTTACATTTTAACTCATTACAAAGACTTTATAGAAATACTCTTTGAAGCTTCTTCAAAAACAATTCATACTTTAATTAAGTATTCATTCGATCTTACTCCTACTCCGGCTTTTATTTCTGTTTTACATACGCACGGTGATCAATACCAACTTCACCCTCATATTCATGTTATTCTTAATTCGATTACTCTATCAAAGAAACAGGACAAACTTCTATTTCTTGATGAGGCTTTATTCAAACTAGATAATTTTAATTCTGTATATAATCATATACTCAAAAAAGAATTAATCAATCTTTACAAGAAGAATCCTGAACTCGGAATTCAGTTCAAAGAAAACATTAATAATTTCCATAATGAGAATATCTTCATTTCTAATAAATATGACTCCCCATTTCCAATCATTGACTACCTTTCAAAAACTATAAAAGGAAATGCTCTCGATCTTAATCAGGTTGAATTTTTAATAAATGGTTCCACACAAATTCATAAAAAAGATAAAACTTTCTCTTTTTCTAACGATGAATTCGTAAATCGTTACATCAAACACATCATTCCTCAAAACATTAAATCTATTCGGTATTCTGGATTCTACAGCTCCGCTTCTAAAGAAAAATATCTTATCGTTAACAGCCTATATAACCTTAATCTCCAATTAGAAGCTATTAACAACAATCCTGACCTGCAATTTGATGACGTGTCTCACAAAATACATAAATCTTGTCCTATCTGTAATCAAACTATGATTCTTCGAGAAGAAGTTGACGAATTCAAAGTACCTGACATTGTCTACATCAAATTTGGGAAGGATCCTCCTACTGAAGATCTTTTTACAAAACTTGTTGCTTAGCTTGACTCAAATTTGGACTATTAAATTCCTTAGAGAAAAAAAATAGGTAACAAATCAAAATCAAGCCAAGGGCACTGCATATAACAGCACCTTAACGCTTCGCTTCGGCACTTCGGCCTCGCTTGGTCTGCGACACATAGGCTTCTGGCACTCCCCTTGCATACGCAAGTGTCGTTCCAGTCCCTAACGTCCCGTTCCGGGACTCAGGGTCAGCCTACGTCGTTAAGGCTAGTTCGTTATACGCCATAAA
The genomic region above belongs to Leptospira bandrabouensis and contains:
- a CDS encoding IS91 family transposase, which encodes MNEFQQVLYNQIEKIQASNLPSHVKKVVSAVSLCRTNAMKGRVYSCPTGHFSVFMRESCNNRSCPTCQSENKRIWNINTKQKVTNSTHYHLVFKLPSFLYPYILTHYKDFIEILFEASSKTIHTLIKYSFDLTPTPAFISVLHTHGDQYQLHPHIHVILNSITLSKKQDKLLFLDEALFKLDNFNSVYNHILKKELINLYKKNPELGIQFKENINNFHNENIFISNKYDSPFPIIDYLSKTIKGNALDLNQVEFLINGSTQIHKKDKTFSFSNDEFVNRYIKHIIPQNIKSIRYSGFYSSASKEKYLIVNSLYNLNLQLEAINNNPDLQFDDVSHKIHKSCPICNQTMILREEVDEFKVPDIVYIKFGKDPPTEDLFTKLVA
- a CDS encoding helix-turn-helix domain-containing protein encodes the protein MKNDSNSKLFKSLKKGLNEAIDYSDGNSTSPLKQTLISVPKLPNYKGKDIKSIRTKLHLTQSVFANTLGVSEKTVEAWESGRNTPQGPAQRMLFVLKNNSNPLDILGIKVG